A window from Mya arenaria isolate MELC-2E11 chromosome 9, ASM2691426v1 encodes these proteins:
- the LOC128246549 gene encoding uncharacterized protein LOC128246549 isoform X2, with product MHVQVRDIGRRVRHSNDQRVMDTELVEFLFKLRTLLEDKTELANRPKAQHAVEQLKELQIDDFKISAEIEWEILKEGLRLRLTNHYRTNLADMPISPILVEMNAKLSKFYVAPKIVEKDHGKIGKIGKGESGQKVAKFSDLFLKNGQLLRNVFLVGEPGQGKSTFSVMCALEWTHQYLQAEENVGIKTSYADPEFFKEFAFLFHVTLRDSGKTCDLAEMIKDQLIRKIYDMEAVDDVFRLLQRVLGSETCLIIADGLDEWTHPENVNCTCKTEEKVIPFRNSGNKATLLTTTRPWRLSQFRVQNSKIDKYLEIEGAADTRQLVENIITILNEGNKDERTPEAFMEMVSGKGLEGLLSAPITITQLVCLLFEGKSLINSKCHIYAGVINMLSCRLSYMQRGHNIPEIELPSVLKEHECFTQNPMVYLALAKLAYTTLFSECRDLSVVFSNITVNALLSREQVEFALKSGLLTEKKSNSLIKRSSHFSFFHKTLQEFLAALHLCLNENDYSQLPTKYEQDNKENILGDVSKTFIFICGMKPNLGVQMSSWINSSITQTSMMNWFGDVKGGKLLQDMIISGYRETRANSYGDIPLYLAHFQISSYQDVVVLKKLMMMNKGRIQSLYIDECNDQINGEELQEVITSSPDSLREVKLVDRDGQYDLSHCHRLEYLQIVGPKTTGVQVDPTNITTCALELVSSNVEMNIFRLFKNRQWWSKLQSVLINSVTNIQLLVDTLPSLPQLQSLAIWNTDLGELHLLPPVSITDIRLEYVQMTAEALRSLIETMKNIPHTITCDMERCTVKPASEIKDIQEHLESSPSFKAHPSDNTSEVFTCTFIKK from the exons gTTCGGGACATTGGTCGACGCGTACGCCACTCCAATGACCAGAGGGTCATGGACACAGAACTAGTGGAGTTCCTGTTCAAGCTCCGCACCCTGCTGGAGGATAAGACTGAACTAGCAAACCGACCCAAGGCGcaacacgccgtggaacagcttAAGGAG CTGCAAATAGACGATTTCAAGATCAGTGCTGAGATCGAATGGGAGATATTGAAGGAAG GATTACGACTACGTTTGACAAACCATTACCGAACCAATTTGGCCGACATGCCGATATCTCCCATTCTTGTAGAAATGAACGCCAAACTCAGTAAATTCTACGTGGCACCGAAAATTGTGGAGAAAGATCATGGAAAAATCGGCAAAATTGGAAAGGGAGAAAGTGGTCAAAAAGTTGCAAAATTTTCAGATCTTTTCTTAAAAAACGGTCAGTTGCTCAGAAATGTTTTCCTCGTTGGTGAACCTGGCCAGGGAAAATCCACTTTCTCCGTAATGTGTGCCCTGGAATGGACTCACCAGTATTTACAAGCGGAGGAAAACGTTGGTATTAAAACAAGTTATGCCGACCCAGAATTCTTCAaagagtttgcatttttgtttcatgtcaCCCTACGAGATTCAGGTAAAACTTGTGATCTAGCTGAAATGATCAAGGATCAACTTATACGTAAAATTTACGACATGGAGGCGGTTGATGATGTCTTCCGGCTCTTACAGAGGGTGCTGGGAAgtgaaacatgtttaatcatAGCTGACGGCCTCGACGAATGGACTCATCCGGAAAACGTAAACTGTACCTGCAAAACTGAGGAAAAAGTCATCCCTTTCCGAAATTCGGGCAACAAGGCCACACTCCTCACGACAACGCGTCCCTGGCGACTGTCACAGTTTAGAGTGCAGAATTCAAAGATTgacaaatatcttgaaattgAAGGAGCTGCAGACACGAGGCAACTCGTGGAAAATATCATCACCATTCTTAATGAGGGAAATAAGGATGAACGGACACCAGAGGCTTTCATGGAAATGGTGTCAGGGAAGGGTCTTGAAGGATTATTGTCAGCACCTATCACTATCACCCAGCTCGTGTGCCTGTTGTTCGAGGGCAAATCGTTAATCAATTCGAAGTGTCACATTTATGCTGGCGTGATAAACATGCTATCATGTAGACTTAGTTATATGCAAAGGGGGCATAACATTCCGGAAATTGAACTGCCATCTGTATTAAAGGAACATGAATGCTTCACGCAAAATCCCATGGTTTACCTTGCGCTGGCAAAGTTAGCATACACAACTTTGTTTTCAGAGTGCAGAGAtttgtctgttgttttcagCAACATAACAGTCAACGCTTTGTTAAGCAGGGAGCAGGTTGAATTTGCATTGAAGTCAGGCTTACTCACGGAGAAGAAATCCAACTCATTGATCAAGAGATCATCTCACTTTTcattctttcataaaacacttcaagaGTTTTTAGCGGCTcttcatttatgtttgaatgaaaacgACTACAGTCAGCTACCAACCAAGTACGAACAAGATAATAAGGAAAATATCTTGGGAGATgtttccaaaacatttattttcatatgtggaATGAAGCCCAATCTCGGGGTACAAATGTCTTCATGGATCAATAGTTCTATAACACAAACATCAATGATGAATTGGTTCGGCGACGTCAAGGGGGGTAAACTACTTCAGGACATGATTATATCCGGGTACCGTGAAACCAGGGCGAACAGCTATGGTGACATACCGCTCTATCTCGCACACTTCCAGATTAGTAGTTACCAGGATGTCGTAGTGTTAAAAaaactgatgatgatgaacaagGGACGTATTCAGTCATTATACATCGATGAATGCAATGATCAAATTAATGGGGAAGAGCTGCAGGAGGTGATCACATCCTCCCCTGACTCCCTCAGAGAAGTGAAACTGGTGGACCGTGATGGGCAGTATGACCTGTCCCACTGTCATAGGCTGGAATATCTGCAAATAGTGGGACCCAAGACAACAGGCGTGCAGGTTGATCcaacaaatattacaacatGTGCCTTGGAGTTAGTATCATCGaatgttgaaatgaatatatttagattatttaaaaacCGTCAATGGTGGAGTAAACTACAAAGTGTTTTGATAAATAGCGTTACGAATATCCAGTTGCTTGTTGATACACTACCAAGTCTCCCCCAGTTACAAAGCCTTGCTATATGGAATACAGATCTAGGTGAGCTCCACCTCCTCCCTCCAGTCTCCATCACCGATATTAGACTTGAGTATGTGCAAATGACAGCGGAGGCGTTGCGGAGTCTGATCGAGACGATGAAGAACATACCACACACCATTACATGCGACATGGAGCGCTGCACGGTGAAACCTGCCAGTGAGATAAAAGACATCCAAGAGCATTTGGAGAGTTCGCCGTCATTCAAGGCTCACCCCTCAGACAATACAAGTGAAGTGTTTACTTGTACATTCATCAAAAAGTGA
- the LOC128246549 gene encoding uncharacterized protein LOC128246549 isoform X1, with translation MQSKGKTMASYRDMLREKEAQNWVKAALALNITKEGLQDFVDGVLIDVHQDIYSTVRTSKVLPPGTACAQCFTENVLKCPTRGICTSPKNCRFHNSHQKMYAPCPNGICEGVRDEIIQHHMFSGPSWKNTNADKWCTSHWEIGKCFLPPDGYKTVSSINDSDFNGVISVMMNCKDFQTKLSFNVATQPNLLIEVRDIGRRVRHSNDQRVMDTELVEFLFKLRTLLEDKTELANRPKAQHAVEQLKELQIDDFKISAEIEWEILKEGLRLRLTNHYRTNLADMPISPILVEMNAKLSKFYVAPKIVEKDHGKIGKIGKGESGQKVAKFSDLFLKNGQLLRNVFLVGEPGQGKSTFSVMCALEWTHQYLQAEENVGIKTSYADPEFFKEFAFLFHVTLRDSGKTCDLAEMIKDQLIRKIYDMEAVDDVFRLLQRVLGSETCLIIADGLDEWTHPENVNCTCKTEEKVIPFRNSGNKATLLTTTRPWRLSQFRVQNSKIDKYLEIEGAADTRQLVENIITILNEGNKDERTPEAFMEMVSGKGLEGLLSAPITITQLVCLLFEGKSLINSKCHIYAGVINMLSCRLSYMQRGHNIPEIELPSVLKEHECFTQNPMVYLALAKLAYTTLFSECRDLSVVFSNITVNALLSREQVEFALKSGLLTEKKSNSLIKRSSHFSFFHKTLQEFLAALHLCLNENDYSQLPTKYEQDNKENILGDVSKTFIFICGMKPNLGVQMSSWINSSITQTSMMNWFGDVKGGKLLQDMIISGYRETRANSYGDIPLYLAHFQISSYQDVVVLKKLMMMNKGRIQSLYIDECNDQINGEELQEVITSSPDSLREVKLVDRDGQYDLSHCHRLEYLQIVGPKTTGVQVDPTNITTCALELVSSNVEMNIFRLFKNRQWWSKLQSVLINSVTNIQLLVDTLPSLPQLQSLAIWNTDLGELHLLPPVSITDIRLEYVQMTAEALRSLIETMKNIPHTITCDMERCTVKPASEIKDIQEHLESSPSFKAHPSDNTSEVFTCTFIKK, from the exons ATGCAATCTAAGGGCAAAACAATGGCCTCTTATCGGGATATGTTGAGGGAAAAGGAGGCCCAGAACTGGGTCAAGGCCGCCCTCGCCCTCAACATAACCAAGGAGGGTTTACAAGATTTTGTGGATGGGGTGCTGATAGACGTACACCAGGACATCTATAGCACCGTTAGAACATCCAAGGTTCTTCCACCCGGGACAGCATGTGCACAATGTTTCACAGAGAACGTGTTGAAGTGCCCTACTCGTGGGATATGCACCAGTCCTAAAAACTGTAGATTCCATAACTCCCATCAAAAGATGTATGCTCCGTGTCCAAACGGGATTTGTGAAGGCGTCCGTGATGAAATAATTCAACATCACATGTTTTCGGGACCATCATGGAAGAATACGAATGCCGACAAATGGTGTACGAGCCACTGGGAGATCGGCAAGTGTTTCCTGCCCCCTGATGGCTACAAGACCGTGTCCTCCATCAACGACAGTGACTTCAACGGAGTGATCAGCGTCATGATGAATTGCAAGGATTTCCAAACCAAGCTGTCGTTTAACGTTGCAACACAGCCAAATTTATTGATAGAG gTTCGGGACATTGGTCGACGCGTACGCCACTCCAATGACCAGAGGGTCATGGACACAGAACTAGTGGAGTTCCTGTTCAAGCTCCGCACCCTGCTGGAGGATAAGACTGAACTAGCAAACCGACCCAAGGCGcaacacgccgtggaacagcttAAGGAG CTGCAAATAGACGATTTCAAGATCAGTGCTGAGATCGAATGGGAGATATTGAAGGAAG GATTACGACTACGTTTGACAAACCATTACCGAACCAATTTGGCCGACATGCCGATATCTCCCATTCTTGTAGAAATGAACGCCAAACTCAGTAAATTCTACGTGGCACCGAAAATTGTGGAGAAAGATCATGGAAAAATCGGCAAAATTGGAAAGGGAGAAAGTGGTCAAAAAGTTGCAAAATTTTCAGATCTTTTCTTAAAAAACGGTCAGTTGCTCAGAAATGTTTTCCTCGTTGGTGAACCTGGCCAGGGAAAATCCACTTTCTCCGTAATGTGTGCCCTGGAATGGACTCACCAGTATTTACAAGCGGAGGAAAACGTTGGTATTAAAACAAGTTATGCCGACCCAGAATTCTTCAaagagtttgcatttttgtttcatgtcaCCCTACGAGATTCAGGTAAAACTTGTGATCTAGCTGAAATGATCAAGGATCAACTTATACGTAAAATTTACGACATGGAGGCGGTTGATGATGTCTTCCGGCTCTTACAGAGGGTGCTGGGAAgtgaaacatgtttaatcatAGCTGACGGCCTCGACGAATGGACTCATCCGGAAAACGTAAACTGTACCTGCAAAACTGAGGAAAAAGTCATCCCTTTCCGAAATTCGGGCAACAAGGCCACACTCCTCACGACAACGCGTCCCTGGCGACTGTCACAGTTTAGAGTGCAGAATTCAAAGATTgacaaatatcttgaaattgAAGGAGCTGCAGACACGAGGCAACTCGTGGAAAATATCATCACCATTCTTAATGAGGGAAATAAGGATGAACGGACACCAGAGGCTTTCATGGAAATGGTGTCAGGGAAGGGTCTTGAAGGATTATTGTCAGCACCTATCACTATCACCCAGCTCGTGTGCCTGTTGTTCGAGGGCAAATCGTTAATCAATTCGAAGTGTCACATTTATGCTGGCGTGATAAACATGCTATCATGTAGACTTAGTTATATGCAAAGGGGGCATAACATTCCGGAAATTGAACTGCCATCTGTATTAAAGGAACATGAATGCTTCACGCAAAATCCCATGGTTTACCTTGCGCTGGCAAAGTTAGCATACACAACTTTGTTTTCAGAGTGCAGAGAtttgtctgttgttttcagCAACATAACAGTCAACGCTTTGTTAAGCAGGGAGCAGGTTGAATTTGCATTGAAGTCAGGCTTACTCACGGAGAAGAAATCCAACTCATTGATCAAGAGATCATCTCACTTTTcattctttcataaaacacttcaagaGTTTTTAGCGGCTcttcatttatgtttgaatgaaaacgACTACAGTCAGCTACCAACCAAGTACGAACAAGATAATAAGGAAAATATCTTGGGAGATgtttccaaaacatttattttcatatgtggaATGAAGCCCAATCTCGGGGTACAAATGTCTTCATGGATCAATAGTTCTATAACACAAACATCAATGATGAATTGGTTCGGCGACGTCAAGGGGGGTAAACTACTTCAGGACATGATTATATCCGGGTACCGTGAAACCAGGGCGAACAGCTATGGTGACATACCGCTCTATCTCGCACACTTCCAGATTAGTAGTTACCAGGATGTCGTAGTGTTAAAAaaactgatgatgatgaacaagGGACGTATTCAGTCATTATACATCGATGAATGCAATGATCAAATTAATGGGGAAGAGCTGCAGGAGGTGATCACATCCTCCCCTGACTCCCTCAGAGAAGTGAAACTGGTGGACCGTGATGGGCAGTATGACCTGTCCCACTGTCATAGGCTGGAATATCTGCAAATAGTGGGACCCAAGACAACAGGCGTGCAGGTTGATCcaacaaatattacaacatGTGCCTTGGAGTTAGTATCATCGaatgttgaaatgaatatatttagattatttaaaaacCGTCAATGGTGGAGTAAACTACAAAGTGTTTTGATAAATAGCGTTACGAATATCCAGTTGCTTGTTGATACACTACCAAGTCTCCCCCAGTTACAAAGCCTTGCTATATGGAATACAGATCTAGGTGAGCTCCACCTCCTCCCTCCAGTCTCCATCACCGATATTAGACTTGAGTATGTGCAAATGACAGCGGAGGCGTTGCGGAGTCTGATCGAGACGATGAAGAACATACCACACACCATTACATGCGACATGGAGCGCTGCACGGTGAAACCTGCCAGTGAGATAAAAGACATCCAAGAGCATTTGGAGAGTTCGCCGTCATTCAAGGCTCACCCCTCAGACAATACAAGTGAAGTGTTTACTTGTACATTCATCAAAAAGTGA